AGGAATGCGACAAACAAAAAGTTTTTTCGGGGCATAAGTTTTTGCTTCACTTAGGAATGAACAACAAAGGAAAAATTCTTTATATGTTCCTGCAGTGGAATGATTCTAAAAACCCGAACCGCATAGGTCCGGCAAATAACCTGATTACGATTGTGATTTGAGGAATGATTGGAATAAAAAATCCCGCAGGAAAAATTTCCCTGCGGGATTTTTTATTGCTTCTTCATCTCAGAAAAGAATTCCCGCGCTCAACACAATTCCTCCCTGCGTGAATTTTTGTTCCAGCGAGGTAAGATTAACAACACCGGATGTTCTTGTATCGCGGAATAAATAATCGGAAGTTCCCTTCACCACGTTGGATAATCCGTAATCGTAACCGATGGCGAATACAAACGCAGTGGAGCCCGATAAATAATATTCTCCGCCAGCGCTCAGCGTAACCGACATGCGGAAGAAAGCCATGTCTTTGGTAATATCAATTTTTGTTTGCGAAGAGGACTGATTGGTTTTCATGCTCACCTCGTTGTCGTTGGCGAACACTTTTTTACGGAGGCAAATATTAAACCGCGGCTCAAAAAAATAGCGGATGTATCCGATTTCATTGGTGCGCATTTTAAGCGAGATGGGAAGAATATAATAACTCGCGTTGTACGTGCGCCCGATCAGCCGGTACTGTTCCCACTTTTTATTCAATCCTGCAGTATCGCCAAGCAAAAGAATTCCTTTGTCAGTGTTGTAATAATAATCCACCGTGTCCTGCTTGGAAGTTCCGGTAAAATCAATTTTGCCGCCACCCGAACCGATGCCGATGCCGAAACCCATTGCGAAGTTTCCGCTGAGGTTGTATTCGCCATTAAGCAGCACGCCAAAGCGGAACACCGAGCCGTCTTTCGAAAATCTTTTGGGATTGTCGGGCTTGTACCACGAAAGAGATGGAAGCGCAGTAACTCCGAAGCGGAAGTTTTTCATATCGCCTGCATTATCCTGCGCAAAAAGAGAAAGTGAAAATGCAGAAACAATAATCAGCGGAAAGAACTTTTTCATGGGTTGATGATTTGTAAGGCGGTTGTGTGTAAATTTACATGCCGGAGGAATTCCTTCGGAAGCGCAAACTTAAGAAAAACATTTAATATGAAATGGAAGAATGGAAGGAGGGATGAGTGGATGATTGGATTGCTGCTTTGCTGGCTGCTTGCTTCCTGCGGGAGCAATCCGCTGGATGTGGATGTTTCAAAAGTTAATGTTGCGCCCGTAAAAATTCAGCGCTTCGACAACGATTTTTTTTCGCTCACGGCAGAAAACATTCAGCAGAAACTTCCCGGACTTCAGAAAAAATATCCGGGCTTCACGGATTTGTTTGTCCGCAATATTTTATGCCACAGCGGCATTCAGGACAGCGCCTGCATTCCTGAAATCATAAAGTTTGTGAATGATAAAGATATGAAAGGCGCCTTTGACGAATGTCGGAAAAAATTTTCTGATTTGTCTTTCACCGAGAATGCATTGACGGATATTTTCAAGCATTATAAATATTATTTCCCGAAAAACAATCTGCCGAAAGTTCTTGCTATGATGTCGGGTTTTAATTATTCCATTGCAGCGGCCGATTCTGTGTTTGCCATCGGGCTGGAAATGTATCTGGGAACAAAAAATAAATTTTATGAAATGCTCCAGATTCCGGCTTATAAACAAGTTAACATGCAGAAAGAATTTATTGTTCCCGACTTTCTCCGCGCATGGATGATGCGCGAATTCCCCGACAAGACAAAAAGCGGAAATCTTCTGAGCGAAATGATTTACCAGGGAAAACTTCTTTACCTTGCCGATGCAATGCTGCCGGCTGCAGATGATACGCTGAAAATCGGCTTCACAAAAAAACAATTGCGCTGGTGCATTGAACACGAAAAAGATATGTGGGGCTATCTGGTGAAAAATAAATTCCTCTACTCCACCGAACACGAGGCGATTTCAAAATTTACCGGGGAAGGTCCGTTCACCACCGGCTTCGTAAAAGAATCACCCGCGCGCACAGGCGCTTGGCTCGGCTGGAAGATTGTGAGACGATACATGGAAGTAAATCCGAAAATATCTCTTGAAGAATTAATGAAAGAAAACGATGCACAGAAAATTTTATCACTTTCAAAATATAAACCCTGACTATGAAAACTTCAGAAATAAATTTTAGAGTGGCGCTTGACGACAACAATCTCCCTCTTTCGATTGACTGGGAAGCCAGCGAGGCAAACGAAAAAAGTTCCGCAAAGAGCGCGATGATTACACTCTGGGATGCGAAAGAACAAAACACGCTTCGCATTGATCTTTGGACAAAAGACATGCTGGTGGATGAAATGAAAATTTTTTTCCATCAAACATTGCTCTCCATGGCAGACACGCTGAAGCGAGCTACGGGCGAA
Above is a window of Bacteroidota bacterium DNA encoding:
- the gldB gene encoding gliding motility lipoprotein GldB is translated as MKWKNGRRDEWMIGLLLCWLLASCGSNPLDVDVSKVNVAPVKIQRFDNDFFSLTAENIQQKLPGLQKKYPGFTDLFVRNILCHSGIQDSACIPEIIKFVNDKDMKGAFDECRKKFSDLSFTENALTDIFKHYKYYFPKNNLPKVLAMMSGFNYSIAAADSVFAIGLEMYLGTKNKFYEMLQIPAYKQVNMQKEFIVPDFLRAWMMREFPDKTKSGNLLSEMIYQGKLLYLADAMLPAADDTLKIGFTKKQLRWCIEHEKDMWGYLVKNKFLYSTEHEAISKFTGEGPFTTGFVKESPARTGAWLGWKIVRRYMEVNPKISLEELMKENDAQKILSLSKYKP
- a CDS encoding outer membrane beta-barrel protein codes for the protein MKKFFPLIIVSAFSLSLFAQDNAGDMKNFRFGVTALPSLSWYKPDNPKRFSKDGSVFRFGVLLNGEYNLSGNFAMGFGIGIGSGGGKIDFTGTSKQDTVDYYYNTDKGILLLGDTAGLNKKWEQYRLIGRTYNASYYILPISLKMRTNEIGYIRYFFEPRFNICLRKKVFANDNEVSMKTNQSSSQTKIDITKDMAFFRMSVTLSAGGEYYLSGSTAFVFAIGYDYGLSNVVKGTSDYLFRDTRTSGVVNLTSLEQKFTQGGIVLSAGILF
- the gldC gene encoding gliding motility protein GldC, which codes for MKTSEINFRVALDDNNLPLSIDWEASEANEKSSAKSAMITLWDAKEQNTLRIDLWTKDMLVDEMKIFFHQTLLSMADTLKRATGEDAMAEDLKDFCAHFADKMNLLKKS